From the genome of Halomonas sp. MCCC 1A13316, one region includes:
- a CDS encoding helix-turn-helix domain-containing protein, with amino-acid sequence MATKDFSPESLSQRRLKAVRLRLDGQTVAEACRQTGLSAPTVSAAWKAFREGGWEAVPLRPRGRPAGQANALGEPQQQALEKQLAALPPAPLPAWSSKALAEWLQVQPTPLGVAVSARAIEHWWDARGLAPVPLALDGLARRRSAAGRWYRQQVQPSLESVERADGVRWLGGVRVVPARPNHPRCYQLYLHGKRGALFMHCLAAPPQAEHYLALFERLLQQADGPIALVFHGAWFQASPEIRAWLEEHPDFHLINVPPDALGAESKRRNV; translated from the coding sequence TTGGCCACTAAAGATTTTTCGCCTGAATCGCTGAGCCAGCGCCGCCTGAAAGCGGTGCGACTGCGCCTCGACGGCCAAACGGTCGCCGAAGCCTGCCGACAGACCGGGCTTTCGGCACCGACCGTATCGGCGGCCTGGAAGGCGTTTCGAGAAGGGGGCTGGGAGGCGGTGCCGCTACGCCCGCGCGGCCGGCCCGCGGGTCAGGCGAACGCCTTGGGCGAACCGCAGCAACAGGCACTGGAGAAGCAGCTAGCGGCGTTGCCGCCTGCACCGCTGCCGGCCTGGAGCAGCAAGGCCCTGGCCGAGTGGTTGCAGGTGCAGCCAACCCCGCTCGGCGTAGCGGTGTCGGCGCGGGCCATCGAGCACTGGTGGGACGCCAGGGGGCTGGCACCGGTGCCGTTGGCACTCGACGGCCTCGCCCGCCGGCGTTCGGCCGCGGGGCGCTGGTATCGCCAGCAGGTGCAGCCTTCGCTCGAGTCTGTGGAGCGGGCCGATGGAGTCCGCTGGCTGGGTGGCGTACGGGTCGTGCCGGCACGTCCAAACCACCCGCGCTGCTACCAGCTCTACCTGCATGGCAAGCGTGGCGCGCTGTTCATGCACTGCCTGGCAGCGCCGCCCCAGGCCGAACACTACCTGGCCCTGTTCGAGCGGTTGCTGCAGCAGGCCGATGGCCCGATTGCTTTGGTGTTCCATGGCGCCTGGTTCCAGGCCAGCCCTGAGATAAGGGCCTGGCTGGAAGAGCATCCCGATTTCCACTTGATCAATGTGCCGCCCGACGCCCTGGGCGCGGAAAGCAAGCGACGTAACGTTTAA
- the cysD gene encoding sulfate adenylyltransferase subunit CysD — MTSLTHLQRLEAESIQIMREVVAETDNPVMLYSVGKDSAVMLHLARKAFAPSPPPFPLLHVDTRWKFRAMYDFRDNMAKEMGMDLLVHINPEGVEKDINPFTHGSAIHTDVMKTEGLKQALDKYGFDAAFGGARRDEEKSRAKERVFSFRTAQHRWDPKNQRPELWKLYNTRRHKGESIRVFPLSNWTELDIWQYIYLQGIPIVPLYYAAERPVVERDGALIMVDDERMPLEPGEVPMLRKVRFRTLGCYPLTGAIESEADTLPAIIQEMLLTRTSERQGRVIDHDSAASMEKKKQEGYF, encoded by the coding sequence ATGACATCGTTAACCCATCTTCAACGGCTGGAAGCCGAGAGTATCCAGATCATGCGCGAGGTGGTCGCGGAAACCGACAACCCCGTCATGCTCTACTCGGTCGGCAAGGACAGCGCGGTCATGCTGCACCTGGCGCGCAAAGCCTTTGCCCCCTCGCCGCCGCCCTTCCCGTTACTACACGTGGATACACGCTGGAAATTTCGCGCCATGTATGACTTCCGCGACAACATGGCCAAGGAGATGGGCATGGACCTGCTGGTCCATATCAACCCGGAAGGCGTGGAGAAGGACATCAACCCCTTCACCCACGGCTCGGCCATTCATACTGACGTGATGAAGACCGAGGGGCTCAAGCAGGCGCTGGACAAGTATGGCTTCGATGCCGCCTTCGGCGGTGCCCGCCGCGACGAAGAGAAATCCCGCGCCAAGGAGCGTGTCTTCTCCTTCCGTACCGCCCAGCACCGCTGGGACCCGAAGAACCAGCGCCCGGAACTGTGGAAGCTCTACAACACGCGCCGGCACAAGGGCGAATCGATCCGTGTGTTCCCTCTGTCGAACTGGACCGAGCTCGATATCTGGCAGTACATCTACCTTCAGGGCATCCCCATTGTGCCGCTCTACTACGCCGCGGAGCGGCCCGTAGTGGAACGCGACGGCGCCTTGATCATGGTCGATGACGAGCGCATGCCGCTCGAACCCGGCGAAGTGCCCATGCTGCGCAAGGTGCGTTTCCGTACGCTGGGCTGCTACCCGCTCACTGGAGCCATCGAATCGGAAGCCGACACCTTGCCGGCGATCATCCAGGAGATGCTCCTGACCAGGACCTCCGAGCGCCAGGGCCGCGTGATCGACCACGACAGCGCCGCCTCCATGGAGAAGAAAAAACAGGAGGGCTATTTCTAA
- a CDS encoding sulfotransferase family 2 domain-containing protein — protein MKKTKKNQFRYAFAVNQPLANNPKHQFAQNHALMLYRANALYSFIPKNACSTLRFSLALENGCIRDEKDINWIHANNGTFRASLREAITADYTFVVLRCPFRRLASVFLDKFVSKDVPSWQYIDAMGREIALDDLTFYHFVNSLARPQIRNANIHWRPQVDFLLYEHYHDVFCVERFAQAISKLEELLQFSVRDARPLTRHGLDQFSLLNHGSFANVPIKELMVMKAEEKLPGIASLYDKAAYQAVATSYREDVALYRETCPDGELLALSDVVSGNG, from the coding sequence ATGAAGAAAACAAAAAAGAACCAGTTTCGTTATGCTTTCGCGGTTAACCAGCCGCTGGCCAATAACCCCAAACACCAATTTGCCCAGAATCATGCTTTGATGCTGTACCGCGCTAATGCGCTGTACAGTTTTATACCCAAAAATGCTTGTTCAACCTTGCGGTTCTCTTTGGCTCTCGAAAATGGGTGCATCCGTGATGAGAAAGATATTAACTGGATACATGCCAACAATGGCACATTCCGTGCCTCGCTGAGGGAGGCCATCACGGCGGATTACACTTTTGTGGTGCTGCGTTGCCCTTTTCGTCGGCTGGCAAGTGTGTTTCTCGATAAATTTGTCAGCAAGGACGTACCTTCCTGGCAGTATATCGATGCCATGGGTCGCGAAATTGCTCTAGATGATTTGACTTTTTATCACTTCGTCAATTCGCTGGCACGCCCACAAATCCGCAATGCCAATATTCATTGGCGACCCCAGGTCGATTTCCTGCTCTATGAGCACTACCACGATGTGTTCTGTGTCGAGCGTTTTGCGCAGGCCATCAGCAAACTGGAAGAGTTATTGCAGTTCTCCGTACGTGATGCCCGCCCGTTGACGCGGCATGGGCTGGATCAATTTTCTCTTCTGAATCATGGATCATTCGCTAACGTCCCCATTAAGGAGCTGATGGTCATGAAAGCAGAGGAAAAGTTGCCGGGCATCGCATCATTGTATGACAAGGCCGCCTATCAAGCGGTGGCCACTTCATACCGAGAAGATGTCGCGCTGTACCGCGAAACCTGTCCGGATGGCGAGCTGCTGGCTCTGTCTGACGTGGTGTCCGGCAATGGTTAA
- a CDS encoding glycosyltransferase family protein → MTSKERWLVLSDGARPTEDIYFLESVAPLLRLEGHDLGRLDVRSWRWPLARWVISRQPGANLVLCRTLPEPALRWLARERRSFGRILYLIDDDLGAAAADETLPEAYRARMARASDQQPKLLALADEVVACSTLLAERLRVEHANIRVMTPPLISPLPDLTHFDTGPSAKAPWRLGFHGTRAHLADLAHIAPVLAAIQRERDDTELELMLGQQLPSKLAGSPRTVCPEPLPWRRFRGYQAHHRVHIGLTPLLDTPFNRGKSFIKYLDIAVMGGVGIFSNRRPYTEIIEHGVNGMLAGDDPADWQRCLEWLLAHPDEAANMAEAAAETAREVGNVRRAAALWSRTEKPSA, encoded by the coding sequence GTGACAAGTAAGGAGCGCTGGCTGGTATTGAGTGACGGGGCGCGGCCGACCGAGGACATCTACTTCCTCGAGTCGGTCGCGCCTCTCTTGCGTTTGGAGGGGCATGATCTCGGCCGGCTGGATGTGCGTAGCTGGCGCTGGCCCTTGGCGCGCTGGGTTATCTCGCGCCAACCCGGAGCCAACCTGGTGCTGTGTCGGACCTTGCCGGAGCCGGCACTTCGCTGGTTGGCGAGGGAGCGCAGGAGTTTTGGCCGCATCCTCTACTTGATCGATGATGACCTGGGTGCAGCGGCAGCGGATGAAACTTTGCCTGAGGCCTACCGGGCGAGAATGGCTAGAGCATCAGACCAGCAGCCAAAGTTGCTGGCATTGGCCGACGAGGTGGTGGCCTGCAGTACGCTGCTGGCCGAGCGACTGCGCGTCGAGCATGCAAACATCAGGGTAATGACGCCGCCATTGATCTCGCCGCTACCTGACCTGACCCACTTCGACACCGGGCCCTCGGCCAAGGCGCCTTGGCGACTCGGCTTCCATGGCACCCGGGCGCATTTGGCGGATCTTGCGCATATCGCACCGGTACTAGCAGCAATACAGCGGGAGCGTGACGACACCGAGCTGGAGCTGATGCTGGGTCAGCAGCTGCCGTCCAAGCTTGCCGGATCACCCCGCACGGTGTGTCCAGAGCCGCTGCCGTGGAGGCGCTTTCGTGGCTATCAGGCGCACCACAGGGTGCATATCGGCCTGACGCCGCTGTTGGATACGCCATTCAACCGCGGCAAGTCATTCATCAAATATCTGGATATCGCTGTAATGGGCGGGGTGGGCATCTTTTCCAACCGCCGCCCGTACACCGAGATCATCGAGCATGGCGTCAACGGCATGCTGGCCGGCGACGATCCTGCCGACTGGCAGCGTTGCCTGGAGTGGCTGCTGGCGCATCCCGATGAAGCCGCGAATATGGCCGAAGCAGCAGCTGAGACAGCGCGAGAAGTAGGTAATGTGCGACGGGCAGCGGCGCTGTGGTCTAGAACGGAAAAACCATCGGCGTAA
- a CDS encoding transposase, producing MLVETLKVRNMMKNTRLAKYIGDASWHALITKLDYKTKEQGKHLVKIDPWYASSETCHVCQHKMDAMPLSVRSWECPSCHMQHDRDINAALNIRHRGIIQLKAEGLSVSAHGGLHKSGMSPAAA from the coding sequence GTGCTCGTCGAGACACTGAAAGTCCGCAACATGATGAAAAACACCCGCCTCGCCAAGTATATCGGCGATGCGTCATGGCACGCTTTGATCACCAAGCTGGACTACAAGACCAAGGAGCAGGGCAAGCATCTGGTCAAAATCGACCCGTGGTATGCCAGCTCCGAGACCTGTCATGTCTGCCAGCACAAGATGGACGCCATGCCGTTGAGCGTCCGGTCGTGGGAGTGCCCTTCCTGCCACATGCAGCACGACCGGGACATCAACGCGGCGCTGAACATACGGCATCGAGGCATCATCCAGCTAAAGGCGGAAGGGCTGTCCGTCTCTGCCCATGGAGGCTTGCATAAGTCCGGCATGTCGCCGGCTGCTGCCTGA
- a CDS encoding SLC13 family permease has protein sequence MIPWVVLLSIAGLLALLVTGLVRPAIAFVTLAAAYLLLGLIDTTTLLQQFTNPALATLLLLLLVSLALERSPLLDRLAQHMFKGRPQMATARLMGTTAVLSAFLNNTAVVATFLGAISRQRHIAPSRLLIPLSYASILGGMTTLVGTSTNLVVSSFTLGSAGFELGMFQFSLVGLPVAALTFMVLLWRAKALPHHVPEDTADKLAYFLAADLQADSPLIGHSIEANGLRRLDGLYLLEIERQGRLISPVGPEEILQAGDTLVFTGEVGKVQTLQRFPGLKLFGHHADDLLATNLVEVVISHESELAGQTLQDVDFRSMFNAGVVGIRRGGKRLEGQLGKIPLRVGDCLLLAVGGDFRQHRNIDRNFHLLSGSFTRPRLKRSESLLTLLGFATAIGLAALNLLPLFHGLLLLLGGLVLARVLSVAELRRRFPFELWLIIGSALAISQALGNSGAGALLAQGIQQLFNGHGVYPAFIGCYLLTLLLSETVTNNAAAALAFPVAWSTAQAFGVDPLPFIMAVAYGASACFLIPYGYQTHLMVYSPGRYRIADFIRIGLPVSLVYSAAVLVLTPMVFPF, from the coding sequence ATGATCCCCTGGGTTGTACTGCTCTCCATCGCCGGCTTGCTCGCCCTGTTGGTAACCGGCCTGGTACGTCCCGCCATCGCCTTCGTGACATTGGCTGCCGCTTACCTGCTGCTGGGCCTGATCGATACCACCACGCTACTCCAGCAGTTCACTAACCCGGCGCTGGCCACCCTGCTGCTGTTGCTGCTGGTATCGCTTGCCCTGGAACGCTCGCCACTGCTGGATCGGCTGGCTCAGCACATGTTCAAGGGCCGGCCGCAAATGGCCACGGCACGTCTGATGGGAACCACTGCCGTGCTATCCGCTTTTCTCAACAACACCGCCGTGGTAGCCACCTTTCTCGGCGCTATTTCACGTCAGCGACATATCGCCCCTTCACGGCTGCTGATTCCGCTCTCCTACGCCTCGATCCTGGGCGGGATGACCACTCTAGTAGGCACTTCCACCAACCTGGTGGTGAGTTCCTTCACGCTAGGCAGTGCCGGCTTCGAGCTCGGCATGTTCCAGTTCAGCCTGGTGGGTCTGCCAGTAGCCGCCTTGACGTTCATGGTGCTGCTATGGCGAGCAAAGGCCTTGCCGCATCACGTACCTGAAGACACTGCCGACAAGCTGGCCTATTTCCTGGCCGCCGACCTCCAGGCCGACTCGCCCCTTATCGGCCATAGCATCGAGGCCAACGGACTGCGCCGGCTCGATGGGCTCTATCTGCTCGAGATCGAGCGCCAGGGCCGGTTGATTAGCCCAGTCGGGCCGGAGGAGATACTCCAGGCAGGCGATACGCTGGTTTTTACCGGCGAAGTGGGCAAGGTGCAGACGCTACAGCGCTTTCCCGGCCTGAAGCTGTTCGGTCATCATGCCGATGATCTCCTGGCCACCAACCTGGTGGAAGTAGTGATCTCCCACGAATCGGAGCTGGCTGGGCAAACACTGCAGGACGTGGACTTTCGCAGCATGTTCAATGCCGGCGTGGTAGGCATACGGCGGGGAGGCAAGCGTCTGGAAGGGCAACTCGGCAAGATCCCACTGCGAGTGGGTGATTGCCTGCTGTTGGCGGTGGGTGGCGACTTTCGCCAACATCGTAATATTGATCGCAACTTCCACCTGCTCAGCGGAAGCTTCACGCGACCGCGGCTCAAGCGCAGCGAGAGCCTACTGACTCTACTGGGCTTCGCTACGGCAATTGGTCTGGCAGCACTCAACCTGCTGCCGCTCTTCCATGGTTTGCTGCTGTTACTCGGGGGGCTGGTACTGGCCCGGGTTCTCAGCGTGGCAGAGCTGCGCCGGCGCTTTCCCTTCGAGCTGTGGCTGATCATCGGCTCGGCGCTGGCGATCTCCCAGGCGCTGGGGAACTCGGGCGCGGGGGCACTGCTGGCGCAGGGCATTCAGCAGCTGTTCAACGGCCATGGCGTCTATCCCGCCTTCATCGGCTGCTACCTGCTGACGCTGCTACTCTCCGAGACCGTGACCAACAACGCCGCCGCGGCGCTCGCCTTCCCGGTGGCCTGGTCCACTGCCCAGGCCTTCGGCGTCGACCCGCTGCCCTTCATCATGGCCGTGGCCTACGGCGCCAGCGCCTGTTTTCTGATCCCTTACGGCTACCAGACCCACCTGATGGTCTATTCGCCGGGACGCTACCGCATCGCAGATTTCATCAGGATCGGACTCCCGGTCAGCCTGGTTTACTCCGCGGCCGTGCTGGTGCTTACGCCGATGGTTTTTCCGTTCTAG
- the cysQ gene encoding 3'(2'),5'-bisphosphate nucleotidase CysQ, translated as MTMNRAELLDAVERIAREAGDAIMQTYARDFSVEEKEDKSPLTEADKAAHDVIVAGLKALPEAITILSEEDIDAFPGADAQGRYWLVDPLDGTKEFIKRNDEFTVNIALIEHGKPVLGVVVAPALDTAYLAAQGVGAFKVGKEGERTPIQVAGKPSAGSPWRVVGSRSHPSPDLAAWLEQLGEHELVPMGSSLKLCLVAEGRADVYPRLGPTCLWDTGAAQAVVEQAGGRVETQEGEPLSYATPEQRLNPHFVVWGSAQALSTDR; from the coding sequence ATGACCATGAACCGCGCCGAACTGCTGGACGCCGTGGAGCGCATCGCCCGCGAAGCCGGCGACGCCATCATGCAGACCTACGCCCGCGACTTCAGCGTCGAGGAGAAAGAGGACAAGAGCCCGCTCACCGAAGCCGACAAGGCCGCACATGACGTGATCGTGGCGGGGCTGAAGGCATTGCCCGAGGCGATCACGATTCTCTCGGAAGAGGATATCGACGCCTTTCCGGGGGCGGATGCGCAAGGCCGCTACTGGCTGGTCGACCCGCTGGACGGTACCAAGGAGTTCATCAAGCGCAACGACGAGTTTACCGTCAATATCGCCCTGATCGAGCATGGCAAGCCCGTGCTGGGCGTGGTGGTAGCGCCGGCCCTGGACACCGCCTACCTGGCAGCGCAGGGTGTTGGGGCGTTCAAGGTTGGGAAAGAGGGTGAGCGCACGCCGATCCAAGTCGCCGGCAAGCCTTCCGCAGGTTCCCCGTGGCGGGTGGTCGGTAGCCGTTCCCATCCCAGCCCCGACCTGGCGGCCTGGCTTGAGCAACTGGGCGAGCATGAGTTGGTGCCCATGGGCAGTTCGCTCAAGCTCTGCCTGGTGGCGGAGGGACGTGCGGACGTTTACCCGCGCCTCGGTCCCACCTGCCTATGGGATACCGGCGCCGCCCAAGCGGTGGTCGAGCAAGCCGGTGGGCGGGTGGAAACTCAGGAGGGCGAACCGCTTAGTTACGCCACCCCCGAACAGCGGCTCAACCCGCACTTCGTGGTCTGGGGTTCAGCACAAGCTCTCTCGACAGATCGTTGA
- the cysN gene encoding sulfate adenylyltransferase subunit CysN, whose protein sequence is MAHASDMIAGDIEGYLKAHEHKGLLRFITCGSVDDGKSTLIGRLLFESKLLFEDQLAAIEADSKKYGTQGSDIDFALLVDGLAAEREQGITIDVAYRFFSTDKRKFIVADTPGHEQYTRNMVTGASTADAAILMVDARHGILTQTRRHSFLMSLIGMRHVVVAINKMDLVDYSKARFEAIVEEYRDFAKQLGLEEITFIPMSALKGDNVIEHSSRMPWYHGTTLMGYLETVELDDESQQRAPFRMPVQWVNRPNLDFRGFTGMIASGVVKPGDAIRVQPSGQSSTVKRIYTFDGDLEQAVAGQSVTLLLEDEIDISRGDMISGIEQPAQTADQFETTLVWMHEQPLLPGRPYLMKLGTRWVSATVSDIKYQINVNTLEHVAAKQLDLNAIAVCTLSLDRTVAFDPYRKSPDTGGFILIDRLTNNTVGAGMLHFALRRSQNIHMQHVNIHKRARALAKGQKPAVLWLTGLSGAGKSTIANLVETKLHDAGQHTYLLDGDNVRHGLNRDLGFTDADRVENIRRVAEVARLMADAGLIVLTAFISPFRSERCMARDLMGEGEFIEIFVDTPLEVAEERDPKGLYKKARRGELKNFTGIDSAYEPPENPELRLDTSTQSPEQAAEAVIATLREHGIIA, encoded by the coding sequence ATGGCACACGCATCCGACATGATCGCCGGCGATATCGAGGGCTACCTCAAGGCACACGAACACAAGGGCCTGTTGCGCTTCATTACCTGCGGCAGCGTGGACGACGGCAAGAGCACCCTGATCGGGCGGCTGCTGTTCGAGTCCAAGCTGCTGTTCGAGGATCAATTGGCGGCCATCGAAGCGGACTCGAAGAAGTATGGCACCCAGGGCAGCGACATCGATTTCGCCCTGCTGGTGGATGGCCTGGCCGCCGAGCGCGAGCAGGGCATCACCATCGACGTGGCCTACCGCTTCTTCTCCACCGATAAGCGCAAGTTCATCGTTGCCGATACCCCGGGACACGAACAGTACACACGCAACATGGTCACCGGGGCCTCCACCGCCGACGCGGCCATCCTGATGGTGGACGCCCGCCATGGCATTCTCACCCAGACCCGCCGCCACAGCTTCCTGATGTCGCTGATCGGCATGCGTCATGTGGTGGTCGCCATCAACAAGATGGATCTGGTGGACTACTCCAAGGCGCGGTTCGAGGCGATCGTCGAAGAGTATCGCGACTTCGCCAAGCAGCTCGGGCTCGAAGAGATCACCTTTATCCCGATGTCGGCGCTCAAGGGCGACAACGTCATTGAGCACAGTTCTCGCATGCCCTGGTACCACGGCACCACGCTGATGGGCTATCTGGAAACCGTGGAGTTGGATGACGAGTCTCAGCAGCGTGCGCCTTTCCGCATGCCGGTGCAGTGGGTCAATCGCCCCAACCTTGATTTCCGAGGGTTTACCGGCATGATCGCCAGCGGTGTGGTCAAGCCGGGCGATGCCATCCGGGTGCAGCCTTCGGGCCAGAGCAGCACCGTCAAGCGAATCTACACCTTCGATGGCGATCTGGAACAGGCCGTTGCCGGGCAGTCCGTCACGCTGCTGCTGGAAGACGAGATCGATATCTCCCGCGGCGACATGATCTCAGGCATCGAACAACCCGCCCAGACCGCTGACCAGTTCGAGACTACGCTGGTGTGGATGCACGAGCAGCCGCTGCTGCCCGGTCGCCCCTACCTGATGAAGCTGGGTACGCGTTGGGTCTCGGCGACCGTAAGCGACATCAAGTACCAGATCAACGTCAACACGCTGGAGCATGTGGCCGCCAAGCAGCTAGACCTCAATGCTATCGCAGTGTGCACACTGAGCCTGGACCGCACCGTGGCCTTCGATCCCTACCGGAAGAGCCCGGATACCGGTGGCTTCATCCTCATCGATCGTCTGACCAATAACACCGTCGGCGCGGGCATGCTGCACTTCGCCCTGCGGCGCAGCCAGAACATCCACATGCAGCACGTGAACATCCACAAGCGGGCGCGCGCTCTCGCCAAGGGTCAGAAGCCCGCCGTGCTGTGGCTCACCGGGCTTTCCGGCGCTGGCAAGTCGACCATCGCCAACCTGGTGGAGACGAAGCTGCATGATGCCGGCCAGCACACCTACCTGCTGGACGGAGACAACGTGCGTCACGGTCTTAACCGTGACTTGGGCTTCACCGATGCCGACCGTGTCGAGAACATTCGCCGGGTGGCCGAAGTGGCTCGCCTGATGGCCGATGCCGGACTGATCGTGCTCACTGCCTTCATTTCGCCCTTCCGCAGCGAGCGCTGCATGGCCCGCGATCTCATGGGGGAGGGTGAGTTCATCGAGATCTTTGTCGATACGCCACTGGAAGTGGCCGAGGAACGCGACCCCAAGGGGCTGTACAAAAAGGCGCGGCGCGGCGAGCTGAAGAACTTCACCGGCATCGATTCAGCCTACGAGCCGCCGGAGAACCCCGAGCTGCGCCTGGATACCTCGACTCAGAGCCCGGAACAAGCGGCCGAGGCCGTGATTGCCACGCTGCGCGAGCACGGCATCATCGCCTGA
- a CDS encoding glycosyltransferase family 2 protein, with protein sequence MSTTALQRLEKGSRLLEQCLRYSPLVVMPKERLIAHKQLLPLGANQRWQWQATGDDPQFLLKRSLPLPGWQMLEVAMEHDQPSVAVKLYLDIGDGFSEEQSIYLPLKSGRVTKRLFYVPKRLKALRFDPMGTEGRFTLRHLRLAWLSPWFAHDRLAQRLVNMHHQWRGKSRAEVLPALKRQAREQGRHWRELALEQYEATFERRTTRHSYTQWLEDRRELSAERVRRVINKLPYTPLISVLVPVYNPHLDWLRECLESVLGQHYPHWQLCIADDASPDPEVRRVLAAYAKRDSRIQVVYRERNGHICAASNSALALAKGEFVALLDHDDCLSPHALFHVIEALHRHPEAGLLYSDEDKLSERGERFDPHFKPQWNPDLLLAQNYLTHLGVYRTALVREVGGFREGFEGSQDHDLALRVTARLVPERIVHVPHVLYHWRAGAGSTALGSGEKDYTSEAGLAAVRDHLAQRMPEARVMPGDFPNTYRVRWPLPEPAPLVSLLIPTRDRLAILKPCVDAILERTDYPNLEVLILDNQSTCTETLAYMRAVSERDERVRVLRWDEPFNYSAINNFGALYAHGEILGLVNNDIEPINRDWLAEMVRQACRPEIGCVGAKLYYPNDTLQHGGVILGIGGVAGHAHKYFTRHSPGYFTRLHLAHNLSAVTGACLLVRRAVFEEVGGLNEEHLAIAFNDVDLCLKVREAGYRNLWTPYAELYHHESVSRGAEDNAAKRARANGEANYMRETWGEHLDSDPAYNPNLTLVHEDFSLR encoded by the coding sequence ATGAGCACCACCGCGTTGCAACGTCTGGAAAAGGGCTCGCGCCTGCTTGAGCAGTGCCTACGATATTCGCCACTGGTCGTGATGCCCAAGGAGCGGTTGATTGCCCATAAGCAGCTTCTACCGCTTGGAGCTAACCAACGCTGGCAGTGGCAAGCCACCGGCGATGACCCGCAGTTTCTGCTCAAACGCAGCCTGCCCCTGCCGGGCTGGCAGATGCTGGAAGTGGCCATGGAGCACGACCAGCCCAGCGTCGCGGTGAAGCTCTACCTGGATATCGGCGATGGCTTCTCTGAGGAGCAGAGCATCTATCTGCCGCTGAAGAGCGGCCGGGTGACCAAGCGGCTGTTCTACGTGCCCAAGCGGCTCAAGGCGCTGCGCTTCGACCCCATGGGCACGGAAGGCCGTTTCACACTGCGCCACCTGCGCCTGGCCTGGCTGAGCCCCTGGTTCGCCCACGACCGCCTGGCCCAGCGCCTGGTGAACATGCATCACCAGTGGCGCGGCAAGAGCCGAGCCGAGGTGCTGCCGGCGCTCAAGCGCCAGGCGCGCGAGCAAGGCCGGCACTGGCGCGAGCTGGCGCTCGAGCAGTACGAGGCGACCTTCGAACGGCGTACCACTCGCCACAGCTATACCCAGTGGCTGGAAGACCGCCGCGAGCTCTCCGCGGAACGGGTGCGCCGGGTGATCAACAAGCTGCCCTACACGCCGCTAATCTCGGTGTTGGTGCCGGTCTACAACCCGCACCTCGACTGGCTGCGCGAATGCCTGGAGTCGGTGCTGGGCCAGCACTATCCCCACTGGCAGCTGTGCATCGCCGACGATGCCTCCCCCGACCCGGAGGTGCGCCGGGTGCTGGCGGCGTACGCCAAGCGCGATTCGCGCATCCAGGTGGTCTACCGCGAGCGCAACGGGCATATCTGCGCGGCGAGCAATAGCGCGCTGGCGCTGGCCAAGGGCGAGTTCGTGGCGCTGCTCGACCACGACGACTGCCTCTCGCCCCATGCGCTCTTCCATGTGATCGAGGCGTTGCATCGCCACCCAGAGGCCGGGCTGCTCTATAGCGATGAGGACAAGCTCAGCGAGCGCGGCGAGCGTTTCGACCCGCACTTCAAGCCGCAGTGGAACCCCGATCTGCTGCTGGCGCAGAACTACCTCACTCACCTGGGGGTGTATCGCACAGCGCTGGTGCGCGAGGTGGGCGGCTTTCGCGAGGGCTTCGAGGGCAGCCAGGACCACGACCTGGCGCTGCGCGTCACGGCGCGGCTGGTGCCGGAGCGGATCGTGCACGTTCCCCATGTGCTCTACCACTGGCGGGCCGGGGCGGGCTCCACGGCGCTGGGCAGCGGCGAGAAGGACTACACCAGCGAGGCGGGGCTCGCGGCGGTGCGCGATCACCTGGCGCAGCGGATGCCGGAGGCCCGGGTGATGCCGGGAGACTTCCCCAATACCTATCGGGTGCGCTGGCCGCTGCCAGAGCCGGCACCGCTGGTCAGCCTGCTGATTCCCACCCGCGACCGGTTAGCGATCCTCAAGCCCTGCGTGGATGCCATCCTCGAACGCACCGATTACCCTAACCTCGAAGTGCTGATCCTCGACAACCAGAGTACCTGCACCGAGACGCTGGCCTACATGAGGGCGGTGAGCGAGCGTGACGAGCGGGTGCGCGTGCTGCGCTGGGACGAGCCATTCAACTACTCGGCGATCAACAACTTCGGCGCGTTGTACGCCCACGGCGAGATCCTGGGGCTGGTCAACAACGACATCGAGCCGATCAACCGCGACTGGCTGGCCGAGATGGTGCGCCAGGCGTGCCGGCCAGAGATCGGCTGCGTGGGGGCGAAGCTCTACTACCCCAACGACACCCTGCAGCACGGCGGGGTGATCCTGGGCATCGGCGGGGTGGCGGGCCACGCCCACAAGTACTTCACCCGCCACTCGCCTGGTTACTTCACGCGGCTGCACCTGGCGCACAACCTCTCGGCGGTCACCGGCGCCTGCCTGCTGGTGCGCCGGGCGGTGTTCGAGGAGGTTGGCGGGCTAAACGAGGAGCACCTGGCCATCGCCTTCAACGACGTGGACCTGTGCCTGAAGGTGCGCGAGGCCGGCTACCGCAACCTCTGGACGCCCTACGCCGAGCTCTACCATCACGAATCGGTCTCGCGCGGCGCCGAGGACAACGCCGCCAAGCGCGCCCGGGCCAACGGCGAGGCGAACTACATGCGCGAGACTTGGGGCGAGCATTTGGATAGCGACCCGGCGTACAACCCCAACTTGACCCTGGTGCATGAGGATTTTTCATTGCGGTGA